The Ictalurus furcatus strain D&B chromosome 12, Billie_1.0, whole genome shotgun sequence nucleotide sequence GATTTTGGCCAAATATCCCTTTTTGTTACTTGAACTTGGAAAAGCGATCTGTCATTAGGGGTCAGTAGAGGTATATCACTAGTCAACATCGTTTTTTTGGACAGGTAGAAAAAACACGCCTCGCTTTCGTACCCCAAATTGACACGCAAACGTTTTTGCATGGAGTCTGATTACTGTTTCACAACAAAGCTATGTGTCCTGATGAAGTAGTTCAATCAGTCGTATTTAATTTATAGTTGGGTGAAGTAGTTACGTATACCGATGTGATGTTACGTAAATAACATCCGTGCTTGAATTtaggaaaacattttattattgagTATGTGCTAAACTGAGGTCAACATACAAGTGCATTTTTGTTCTAAAGTGGGTTTGAAAACACCACTGTGTCTATGAACTACGACTATCACAACCTCTGGTTACAGCCAAGCAATATTCAAAAGGATttgaatttaatatttatagatagataattaAAACTCCCTGTTTTGAAAGTCCTAGTGCTGAACAGGACAGAATGATGTGGATTATCGGTATCAGTACTAGTACTAGCGTCAGCCCCATATCCCTTGTCCCGAAGCTTTTACAGCGTCATGTAAAAACAGTGTGTGCTGATGGAGCTCCATTAACGCATCTTGTACTTTCAGAGTTCTTGTACTTTTAGAGTTTAACATCTGACAGTGATGGTAGCAAACGCTGCTCTGATGCCACGTTACAGCATATAATCACTTGCAGAGAAGACATTGCCGCGGAGAAAAATGCTGCTGTCTCATACCTGTCTCCTCATTCTTCAGTGATCCCCATTTGAACGGCACACTGTGTAATTTCTTTTCAGACTGCACTGTGGCCTCCTTCTGAAACTTCCTGttctccttttccttctctGTGAAAGAGGTTCCTATATCTCTGCTATAATGCTGTGTGTTCTTCTCCATTCAGTGCCTCAGGACTTTAAGTTTAAAGATGCAGtttgtaaaatataaaagtgtTTCAAAGGTTTGAACAGTCATATAATTTTGAAGACACCTTAATAAAACTGGTACTCGTAATATGGCCATCTGCTTCATGACTggttaatgattatattttgcCAGAAAATAGGATCCATCCCAGCTACTTTTCTCTAAAAGGAAAACCACAAGGCATAGTTTAAAAAGTTCTGCTTGGGGGGAAGTGAAGTTTGCCTCACAGTCAGGAGAAGTCTAAAATACAAACCACTCCTTTAATATTGGAGCTTGGTAAATTATTAGTATGTTACCTGTCTTTATGATAGATatgtgggcggctgtggttcaggtggtagagcgggttgaacgctaatcgtagggttggcggttcgattcccggctcacatgactctacatgccgaagtgtccttgggcaagacactgaaccccaagttgcaagtttcccgatggcaagttagcgccttgcatggcagctctactaccattggtgtgtgagtgtgtgtgaatgggtgaacgagacacagtgtaaagcactttggataaaagcgctttATAAGTGCAGACCTGTATAAGTGTAGACCTGATGTGATGGCTTTATGGCTAAAGTGATTGCAAATAttagatatttaaataaattaaatatggtggcttagtggttagcacattagCCTCGCATCgttggggttgggggttagaTTCTGTCTCTGTCATACTGTCTCcgtcctgtgtgcatggagtttacatgttctccctgtgcttcagtggtttcctccgtgtattccagtttccacccccagtccaaagacatgtgttgtaggctgattggcatttccaaattgtccatagtgtgtgaatgtgtgtgtgagtgtatgtgagtgtgtgcattgtgccctgcgatggtttggcaccccgtccagggtgtcaaCCCGCCTTGTGCaacgagtcccctgggataggctccaggctcctcggtCCCTGTGAGGGATAagtggtgcagaaaatggatggatggatttcaataggtaaataaacaagcatGCCGCTGTAGAATGCTGCCAAACCGACATTTCAACCATATGAATGGAGAGTTTGTTATTTCATGCACCAAAAAAACATTGATTATGatcataattaaaatataactCATTTGCGCAGCCATATTATTAAGAATTTAACCCTGTACTGTAATTTGGAGAGTAAATGATTACTGATTGAGGCTTTAAAGACACTCTGACATTTTCACCATGACGCTTCATGTCCCTTCCTAGTCTTCCATCAAAATGCTTTGACCTTTGTCTGTTGCTCTACTGTCATATTTCATTCCATCTTTCTACACCTCTGACTATCATTGAGCAAAGATTCTGGGTGTgaaatttgtccaaaaaaaaaatgtttcagcaCAGGATAGAGGCGATCAATCAGAATaaatttgtattgatttgcagtccGTTAACCGAACAAGTAGACTCAAACAACacaaccatgccagcaaaatcaCCTCACAGTGGCACAGAGCCATCTgtctgtatcttttttttttcccttttggttCTGAAACTTGTATGCATGAATGGCCTTTCCACTATGACAGACAACTCATGGCATATCTGGGGGAAAATGCTGGGATTAGTAGCCTTACACAAGTACGCTTCTCCCCCTGTTTTATGAGTTTTATGATCAATTAACCATAATATTCAGTGAGTTAGAGCTgtgcacaggacagtctttctAATCCCACACAGTTCTGGTCATGGAGAAATACTGTATTAGAGTATTAGCTGTTTAATTGGAGGTTATAGTCAGTTCAGGCACAGTTGTAGTTTCTTTTACTGAGTTATATAACTGACCTTCTTAAATAGTGTTGCTGTTGAATACCGCACAGCACTAGGAAACCTCAAGCACCTGCCTCAGAATTTAGTCAATTGTGCCAGAACAAATGTGACAAAAACAAGGTGACAGAGCAAATAATAATCTGGCTCTGTACCAAAGTGATTTGGGTTGTTAGTTTGGTTTAATGAAATATATTAACTGCTTCTTTTGTGGAGTGTTTCCCAATGCATCTTGTTTATTATTGTGCCCTTGTGTATAGAAATAGAAACAATACAAATCAAACCTCAAGGtcttccattttaaaaaatgtcagaagtgaatgtaaccccccccccccccaaaaaaaatctaattcattttaatatcaataataaGAATGGACTGTTTATATAAAATCTTCTTGTAAACAAGGTGGAAAAAGACAGAGTTCGAAAGTTGCTTAAATATCTTTCTTACATACTCAAACGGTGGCATTTTATTCacaccactgttttttttttttttttaaatcggttAACAGCatgaaatgttgtttttagAATGACTGGGAAGTGTTTTTGAGTGTCATGCAGTTTGTGTAGTGGTTTTTCTTTTGGATAGATAACCCTGCATGCACAGTGGTCTAGGTAGGTGTAGTAAGAAATAATCAAGACCTGTAGAAAtaacatgcacgcacgcacgcacacacacacacactaaccttaacctcagtaaccaaaaaaTAACTCTTTTGGAACTTGCTAACCCAATGTCTGTGGCTATGTAAAACAAGCAGCACATAATTtcaatcttttttattttttatttatttttaatctgatCACCTGGCAGTGCCATGGTGATCAGGAGCATTATGAATCCATTTATAAACCATTGCCCGTTTTCATTTCTCCATCATTTCTCCTGAAATGATTTTTTcatctactgtatctatttcttcttctcctttcacAGCTATAATTTTGAAGCATCGCTTCCGGCCTCTAATGTGTCCATTTTCAGAGTTTATCATAACCTCGTTGCTTGCTAGGAACACGAAATGTCTGTCTTATGGAAGTCGCGATACAGTTTAGATATGGTTGATATGATGTGAACGCCGACATGCTTCGATGCTGTATTTCAGGAAAAGAGAAGGGACGTTGCTTCACCATCGAGTATGTCATGCCTATGAACGTCCAGATGACATCAGAGTCCACAGTCAGTGTCCTGAGTAAGTGGCactactgaccttattctgccAGGGTCTAGTAAAACTTGTTTAGtgttcatcacatcacatcacatcggcatgtcaaacaattgtaaaGTCACTGCTATACGTGAAAAACAGCAGAGAAACACAATATTATTTGGCACCAGTTTAAACTCAGCAGATGAAATAACTGTTACATTAATTTATATCTGGATAAGGAAAATACGGGTATATTATCCTTTAGCTAGTTTTTCAAAAGCATAGTTGGCCAAACATTGTAATAGACTGACGGATTGCAATAGCAGTCTAAAAAGCGGCTTGGATAGCTGCACATCAGCATTGTGCAGCCTTGAAATTGacgattgatatatatatacagcattTATATCTACTTCTACAGCTTGCACCAGGCATCGGCCGAAATGCTGCAAAAACCTAACTACTTCATACACTAAACAAACAATGGTGTTGCAATAAAGTGCTAATGCTGTTCATATTTGATGCCAAAATGCTTTTTTCCggtattatttttacattttttaaacatatcctTGTTAATGCTTATGAATGCATACTTTTTTGTTCCAATTCAAGTTCAGAGTCAGACATTATATATGCAGATTTTGCAGAAGTGGATATAcgcactggaagtatattaaataaaatgtaaaaaaaaaaaaaagtctgaatgcttatttcccctcactgtagcTGCTGGTAGAATAAAGCATGAATTTAATGGATGGTAATGGTCTCACAGTCTTGAGATGTAACAATTCCTTTCACAAGGTGACTCTGTTTTTCCTGTTAATATTACACTCTGGTTACTGTACCTAAAGATAAAACTCATGCagaaaaatcaaataaactgaaataagCTGCAATAATTTACAAAGATCAAATCAATAATTTCATGTTTCATGATGTTTAGTGAGAAAGATGATAGCAATGTGTTTATATTAGAACCTAAACTAGCCTATTATTCTTTCTCAGTCAACTCTTAAAGCCTGAATCATTTCCATACACAGGGCACCaggcattaatattaatgtaggtttactctgctctctctctttgtgtgtgtgtgtgtgtgtgtgtgtgtgtacacagagaTGATCCGCTCTGCCACACCGTTCCCACTGGTCAGTCTTTTTTTCATGTTCATCGGCTTCGTCCTGAGCAACATCGGCCATATCCGTCCCCACCGCACCATCCTAGCGTTCGTCTCCGGAATCTTCTTCATTCTCTCAGGTAGCAGAACagctgaaacaaagcctgtatTCACACACGTTGGACCTGTTTCTTTGCTTGAGATTTGAGCAGAACGTCACAGTTTTCATCCAATAATTTTACATCATTCGATCggttatttattgatttatccACACTAATGTTTTCTTGTTGCAGATGGGTTTGAGTTTGCATTTTGTATGATGTTCCATCTTCAAGTTAGGTCAAATAACAAATGGCTACCTATTCATGTAGTTTTcaccactatttttttttttaatttacagcatttggcagacacccttatccagagtgacttacatttatctattttatatatatatatacactcaggGCTTTATGAATTTACAGTTTTGGAtgagtttttccttttttttaatctagcctactaggtttaaaatataatgattttattgtggcagttgtatatgGTGTCATGAcgctctacacacagaaacccaacagtgtcctgacttgCGGCgataaaatgatttgtttatactgattgaaaatgtccgataagtcgatttccattccaCCGGCAGAATGGAACGTCAACGTACTGCTAGAAAGGGTTAAAGTCCTGTGAACACTTTTGTTGGGAGTGTGCAATTCCATTAATACAATCTCACTCTGTCTTGAtgtctttctttcctcagtCGTTCCCTCTGTGGTTGAGAAACATTGCAGTGTACAAAAGACATATAGCTAGTTTCAATTTCTTTAATAATGAGTAGTCCTACACTTTTCCTGCCTATTCGCCAATAACAttcagtgaaatgaaatgaaactttgCCACAGGACACAGATTCTCTGGGGATTAACgagctgtgctgtgctgtgattggtgGAAATGGGCAAGTAGTACCACACAACAAACCAGCTGTGGTCAGTAACATTGTTCCTCTGTTCCAGGTCTTTCTCTAGTAGTCGGTCTGGTGTTATATATCTCCAACATCAATGATGAGATGCTGAACAGAACTAAGACGAACGAAGCCTACTTCAGCTACAAATACGGCTGGTCTTTCGCCTTTTCCGCCATCTCCTTCCTGCTCACTGAGGTAAGtttcatttcagtttcatttcatttctaacCATGCTCACTGTACCTGACTTTCCTCTGTCGTGCAGGCGGCAGGCGTGATGTCTGTCTACCTGTTCATGAAGCGATACACAGCGGAGGAGCTGTACCGGCCTCATTCAAATTACTACGGGCCGCGTCTCAGTAACTGCTCTGATTACTCGGCTCAGTTCCTTCACCCGGACGCCTGGACACGAGGACGCAGTCCCTCAGACATCTCCAGCGAAGCCTCGCTCCAAATGAGCTCCAATTACCCCGCTCTGCTCAAGTGTCCTGAGCATATTTCCTCTTCCCCCTGCTGAGaaagctctctcacacactcatacacacacatgcacatacagaaAAGTTTGACTTAATACAGCTAGTAAAGATCACTttatcagtattttttttgAGAAGGGGCGTTATCTATTTCAGTGTGCCTCATGTTTCAATCCTACAGTACAGCCGCTAGTCATGCTAGTACATAGCAAATACGTTAACCGAACATTTTGCATTTTGGGAGCCTTCAGTATGTTTTAGAATTCATTTTTTCAATTGATATCAAACTGCTGTCTGTATTATCTGTTCTCCATTATCTCAATTACGAGAAAGTGAAAAATGTAGCGAGTGTTATCATATTCCAAATGGTGAGAAACGCTCAGATCTATCTACTGTAGAAGACAGTGTTTCACAAACCAGGAAATGTACGTCTGCCTTAAAGAGTCATTACTTAAGGACACTCTGTGACTTGCTTGATCAAAAACCTTGAACTTGACCTGAATGCTGTACCGTTATAGGAGACATCTtagacaaaattatttttttccttagtACAGTTTGGTATCAGCTCCCAgatcttatatttggttgcTTGGAAATGTGATTGGATGAAAAAATGGTagctaacataacataacatataacataacataacataacttaatataatataatataatataatgtgtggtgcattggttagttaagtgcattaatacagacaaaGAGTAATGAATGAGATTATAATTATTAACCTCTTGTAACAAAGTTTGTAACGTAGCACATTATGTTTGCAACGTTGACAAAAAGTCACTTGGCCAACATTTTGGTTATAAGCCGTGGTGTTCGGTCCTCACATACTGTAAAAGATTTATTCGAGCCTGGctactgtgtttattttcttacCATATGTTTCGTTCTCACTTGTAGTTACACAATCACAGTGCATAACGCATTAAGTTTCAACATAGCTACATAccaaatgagaccttttatttCGTGAAAGTCAGTGAGTAGGGGTTTATTTTAACCTACTTGATAACTGGGCAACTGTGAATACAAATCGAACAGCCCGAATACAAAATCTGCTTGTCCAGCTCTGGATGAACCGTGCTGTTTAAAGCAAATGCATACACAATTAAACTTCATGGGAGGCCTGGTTTGGGAAACACAGCCTTTATCGATTTGTTATCTGATCAGTTATATATTTTACTACCAATACGAGAGAGAAAGGATTGCGATGTGTTCCCTACAAATCTACAGCATGGCCTTGACTCTGTTACCTCTTGCTTTGTAGATCTTATTATAAGCCTTTTCAGATTGAATTAATCACAGTAATGTTATTTATCATATAATCCATGTAGCTACAGTATTTGTTTGCACTTTACCTGTCTGATGGATGATATAGCAGTGACCGAGCAGATTCTTTATCTCTAGGTATATACAGGATGAATGTACAGATTATTGCagtaatttctcattttaattcagtGCAGAATATCCTCCTTTTCTTAATATAATTACTCACTCACCAGCACTTCACAgatatggaaaaacaaaaatctttaaagatacagatttaaaaaaaaataaagacaaataaagaTACATTTCCTAGTAAATGTTCATTTAACCAATCCTGATCTTTCACAGTATAAATGATTAAtgctatataaatgaataagtatTGGTctgcatattttattattttatatataaatactgcATATTTACGACATTTCCATTAGAGAATCTCAAATCTGTGCAGATtactgttgttttcttttataaGCTGTCTATATTTGCAAAATGGTCTGTGTTTAAACATTTctgatattaatattttatgttctATGTAACTTAGTGAGAAATGTCAATTCTGTAGGAAAGAGTTGCGTATAATGAGTTGAGTATTATGCTTAttatgttggggttttttttttttttttttttgcagatccATGACTGTTAATGTTGTCCAACCAGAgaatttccatgttttgtttttctaaatgGAATTCATAGGACATCAGAGAGTTGACTTCTGGGTAGTTTGTTGAAAAATGAAATTTACACAATATTCCTCTTCCTTCATGTTTCATGGTGGtcgtttcttttttcttttttttttttcttttcctcttttctgttTAGCCTTCACACCAGAGCTACACGGATAATGACGCTAACAAATGTTTTGAATAGTTAAGAAATTATTTAACAGCTTCTGGACGACTTGAATGATAACCCTTCGGCACTACTTCTCGAAGTTTGAACGGGAAACTAGAAAGTTGGAAATGATTCAGATGATAATATAATTACTTAAATTTGGAAATGCAGACTCTTTTTATTTTGCAGAATcagttataaaaatataaactgtCATTAGAAGCGATTTTATTTGGGGTAAGTGGGAAGagtgtgatttgttcatttatttattttttttccccaaatttatTCCATTAAGTTTTTGCGCTAGAGTTTGTATAGGAGCAATACCTGAGAGCCACTGTAAGACTTCTTAACACTCTGCTCTATGCTTGGAATGGATTCTCCCTCAATTGTACATTGCTTTGATTAAAACCATCAAATTACAAATTATTAGCTATCATTCAATATGAAGTTTTAAATTAGATGTCCAAAACTCTGACTGCCAGCTGAAATAATACTCTAGGTGAATATACATGTGAAATATCCGTGACCTTTTCTTTAACTCTAACCTTAAAAGCTGTGACTGATTCATGTGGCATGTGTCAATAAGAACATGATAAATAACTGCATTGCTTCTTACTTGGTCGTactcattaattcatttatagaCATCACATAATGTATTTAGTACAAACAGTGTTTGTTtggggtgttttgtttttttcttcagttatttattttgtgcatattcaatcaaatgtgtaaataagaTGGAGTTTTATATAGAACAATTTGTTTATTGATGTTCTAATCTGTAGCTACTGAGCCAGCGTGTAGCAAAAGCAGATGTATAGTGTATAACGTTCAACTATGATACTGTACGATATAGCCCTGTACTGTAGAAAATGTGAGCTTTACACGTGTTAACCTTGGACATTGGAGTGCAGTAAACGTTAACCTGCAGTACAGCGCGGTGTGTTTGTACGGTCATTTTCATGCTGTGAAATTGTACAGTAGAGCTGAAATAAAGCTGACGAGTCTGTCAAACTGCAACGAGTAGTTGATTTTCATGCACTTTTTCTAAGAAACTGAGAGCAAATACTTTGTAGTAAATTacaaatctatctatctgtctgtctgtctacagttgatataaaatgtctacacacccctgttataatggcaggtttttatgatgtaaaaaaatgaaaccgaGATAAATCATCTCAAAACTTTTTCCCCCATCAGTGtgaaaaaattaagtgaaaaacaaacagaaaaaatgtaagtttttattttaatttattttt carries:
- the cacng5a gene encoding calcium channel, voltage-dependent, gamma subunit 5a; its protein translation is MSVCGRKALTLLSSVFAVCSLGLLGIAVSTDYWLYLEEGIIMPLNQSTEIRMSLHSGLWRVCFLAGKEKGRCFTIEYVMPMNVQMTSESTVSVLKMIRSATPFPLVSLFFMFIGFVLSNIGHIRPHRTILAFVSGIFFILSGLSLVVGLVLYISNINDEMLNRTKTNEAYFSYKYGWSFAFSAISFLLTEAAGVMSVYLFMKRYTAEELYRPHSNYYGPRLSNCSDYSAQFLHPDAWTRGRSPSDISSEASLQMSSNYPALLKCPEHISSSPC